The genomic interval GAATTGATTACCGTGAGCGTTGCGTTCTCCCCCACGCGAAAGGTCCTCTCCACTCGCTGGGGAGGAGCGGCAGCCACGGAGAGGCAGAGGAAAAGGCTTCCACCCAGTAGAAGTACGCCCGATCGTGCAAAGGCTGACGATGATGTCCGCATCGGCATCGCCTCGACGACGATCGAATTCACAGGGCGACAAATTGTTTGAGCATCTCCAGCTTCGCCTGCATGGCGGCCAGATAAAGCTCCTTGACGATCGGATCGCTTGGAGTCTGTTCCGCTGCCCGGCGGCAGCGAGCAATGCACTGGTCAATGATGGCCAGATTTCTCTCAAAAAGGCGTTGCACGTCGGGAGCCCAGCCTGAGCGCTTTCGAGCAATTTCCTGCTCCAGTTCGCGGATGCGCTGTTCCACCATCTCGATTTCCACCGTCGGCTTGTGAACGAGAATCAACCCCGTCGGCTCGATTCCGATCTGCATCTGTTGCGCCTCCCAGTTGGCGATCGGATTCTGGGACAGGGTCGGGGAGCCACCGCGGAACGAGCGAGAGAGGAAAGTCACGCCCGCCAGTACGGCAACAAGCACAGCCGCAGCCACCGCGAAAGAGGGGCGGAACCTCCTCCACGGGAGCATCCGAGCATATCCGGCGGGAGAGTTCATCCCTTGAAAGGGGTCGGCCGCGATGGCAGCAGAAATTCTCTCCCACACGCGAGGACTCGGCTCATACTCCGGCAGGTCCCGACAGGCATCGCGTATCGCGATCAGGTCGTCACAAATCGTTCGACAGTTCGGACACGCCTCCAAATGAGCGCGAATCTCAGCCTGTTCGGGAGCAGACAACAGGCCGTCAATGTAATCGGAGAGATTCTGTTGGTGCCGTTGGCATGACATACCCTCACTCCTTTCCCGACAAGAGACGGCGTAACTTCATGCGGGCCTTATGAAGTTGCGATTTGGATGTTCCCACGCTGCATCCGAGGAGTGCCGCAATCTCCTCGTGTTCGTATCCCTCGATGTCGTGCAGAACGAAGACCGTGCGATACCCGGCGGGAAGCTGGGCAATGGCCTGATCCAATGCGATGCGATCGAGGATGGGCATGGCATGCGGGCGTTCGGTCCCCTGCTGCACAACCTGGTGCATCTCCCCTTCCTCGGTGGTTTCCTCAAACCGCACACCCCGCCGTCGGAGATACATCAGTACCTGATTGACCGTCAACCGATGAAGCCAGGTGGTAAAGGCCGATTCCCCGCGGAAGGTTCCAATCTTACGATAAAGTTGAATGAAGACCTCTTGTGTCATATCTTCCGCATCGGTGGGATTGCCCAGCATCCGGTAGCACAGCGAATAAACCCGCCGTCGGTGCATCTCATAGAGCTTCTCAAAAGCTTCAACATCGCCTGTCGCTGACCGAGCTGCAAGTTCGAGATCGGTTGCGCTCTCTGAGGTCCTGACCGTCACATTGCCACCTCATGCGAGCACCACAGTCTGCGATTACCGATCTCGCCTACTGCGATGCCTCGACGATTTCTCCCGTTGTCTCGCAGATTATAATCGCTTAATTTTTCCGGCGAAAGACATTTTTTCAGCAACTTCTCACCGGCTCCGTATGGAGCGCCCTGCCGAGGCTCACCTGCTTTTCGAGTAAGGATGAAAGAACATTACGCCCCACGAGCGGTTGTGAGACCGGGTTTTTATTTATCGCCCATGGGGAAAGAGAGCGGGAGCGCCTTTTCTGCTCTCGACGAGGCTCACGCTTGATCGCATGGGGTCCCCGGTGGGAGCGAGCCATCCCGGACAGTCACGTCTACGTACCCGCTGCATCATTGTCTGACACCCTGTCGGAGGTGAGGTCTTGCGATCAACTTCCAACTTTCCTATGATATGCACGCGCACAGGCGGTGATGGACGAGCAAAACAGCGCCATTCGATTGGAACGAGTCAGAAAGTGCTACGGCCCGGTAGCAGCCGTTGAGGAGGCTTCCCTTGAAGTCAAAAAGGGAGAGTTTTTGACGCTCGTCGGGCCATCGGGATCGGGTAAGACGACGCTGCTGCGGCTGATCGCGGGTTTGGAGAAGCCGGATCGAGGACGGGTTTTCATCGGGGGGCGAGATGTAACGGGTGAACCGCCGTATCGCCGACCGGTGCATACGGTCTTTCAGCAGTATGTACTGTTTCCCCACCTGAATGTCTTCAAGAACGTCGCCTTCGGACTGGAGCAGAAGCGGCTTCCCCGGAGGGAGATCGAGCGGAAGGTGAAAGACATTCTCGATCTCGTTCATCTCTCCGGGTACGAACGTCGGATGCCACAGGAACTGTCCGGTGGGGAGCAACAGCGGGTAGCGGTGGCTCGGGCTCTGGTGCTGGAGCCGGAGGCGCTGCTTTTGGATGAGCCGCTGGCCGCTCTCGATCTCAAGCTGAGGCAGCAGATGCAATCGGAGCTGAAGCGATTGCAGCGCGAACTGAAGATTAGTTTCCTCCTGGTCACGCATGATCAGGAAGAAGCGATGGCCCTGTCGGATCGCATCGCCATCATGTCCGAGGGCCGAATCGAGCAGGTGGGGACCCCGCAGGAGGTCTACGAGCGTCCTGCCAGCAGCTTCGTGGCTAACTTCATCGGTCTGTCGAACATTTTCGAGACCGACGTGTACTGGCTCGATGATCATCACGCGCGGGTGATGCTTTGGGGGCGGCCGGTTGACATCCGCGTCAACGGGGGGGTCGCCCGGAGCCCTCAGGCGCGGCTGGCCATTCGACCCGAACATATCGAACTGCGAACGGAGGAGCCCACGGGGTCCTCGCTCGTTCACCGTCGCGGCGTGATTGACGATGCGCTCTATCTGGGCGAGGTGACGCGCTGGCAGGTGCGCGTCGGAGATACGGTGGTGACCGTTTCCCAGCCGAATCGTCCCGGATCGCCGCCGGAACGTTTTCGCATCGGTGACGCGGTGGTCCTTTGCTGCGCTCCGGAGAGCATCATCCTGTTTCCGCTTGGAAGCACGCCGATGGCTCACGCCGAGAAAAAATGAGGGGGAGATTTTTCCGCGATGGTGGCGCGGGGGGTGGATTTTCTCTCGAACGACTTCTTCGATATCTTCCTTTGCGCTCCTCGACGCTGCTTTTAGGATCGGCGGGATGGCTCGTTTTGTTCCTTCTCGCTCCACTTCTTCTGGTCGTCCTCTATAGTTTCACCACGCGCGGCCCCTATGGGGGAGTCCAGTGGATCTTCAGCGAAGAGAACTATCGGCGAGCATTCGATGCGCTGTATCTCGGCGTGTACTGGCGGTCGGTTCTGATCGCCGCTGTGACGACGCTGATCTGTTTGCTCGTGAGCTATCCCGTGGCCTATTACATTGCGCTTCAGGCCGACGCGCGATGGAAGAGCCTGTTGCTCGTTCTTTCCATCGCTCCTTTCTGGACGAGTTTTCTTCTTCGCACATACGCCTGGATGTTTTTGCTTCGTTCGGAAGGGCTGATCAACTCGGTGTTACTCCGGCTGGGACTCATTGATCAGCCTCTCAGTTGGCTTCTTTATTCGACGTTTGCGG from Blastocatellia bacterium carries:
- a CDS encoding RNA polymerase sigma factor; this translates as MTVRTSESATDLELAARSATGDVEAFEKLYEMHRRRVYSLCYRMLGNPTDAEDMTQEVFIQLYRKIGTFRGESAFTTWLHRLTVNQVLMYLRRRGVRFEETTEEGEMHQVVQQGTERPHAMPILDRIALDQAIAQLPAGYRTVFVLHDIEGYEHEEIAALLGCSVGTSKSQLHKARMKLRRLLSGKE
- a CDS encoding ABC transporter permease gives rise to the protein MRGRFFRDGGAGGGFSLERLLRYLPLRSSTLLLGSAGWLVLFLLAPLLLVVLYSFTTRGPYGGVQWIFSEENYRRAFDALYLGVYWRSVLIAAVTTLICLLVSYPVAYYIALQADARWKSLLLVLSIAPFWTSFLLRTYAWMFLLRSEGLINSVLLRLGLIDQPLSWLLYSTFAVIVGQVYGELPFMIFPLYVSLERLDRRLIEAALDLGANRFWAFLRVVVPLTRAGIVTAVVLVFIPSLGAFITPDLLGGARTAMIGTLIQNQFMQRNQPLGSAFAVVLTTSVLLLLAIALRVGWRAHGRPTRVEGL
- a CDS encoding ABC transporter ATP-binding protein; the protein is MDEQNSAIRLERVRKCYGPVAAVEEASLEVKKGEFLTLVGPSGSGKTTLLRLIAGLEKPDRGRVFIGGRDVTGEPPYRRPVHTVFQQYVLFPHLNVFKNVAFGLEQKRLPRREIERKVKDILDLVHLSGYERRMPQELSGGEQQRVAVARALVLEPEALLLDEPLAALDLKLRQQMQSELKRLQRELKISFLLVTHDQEEAMALSDRIAIMSEGRIEQVGTPQEVYERPASSFVANFIGLSNIFETDVYWLDDHHARVMLWGRPVDIRVNGGVARSPQARLAIRPEHIELRTEEPTGSSLVHRRGVIDDALYLGEVTRWQVRVGDTVVTVSQPNRPGSPPERFRIGDAVVLCCAPESIILFPLGSTPMAHAEKK
- a CDS encoding anti-sigma factor, coding for MSCQRHQQNLSDYIDGLLSAPEQAEIRAHLEACPNCRTICDDLIAIRDACRDLPEYEPSPRVWERISAAIAADPFQGMNSPAGYARMLPWRRFRPSFAVAAAVLVAVLAGVTFLSRSFRGGSPTLSQNPIANWEAQQMQIGIEPTGLILVHKPTVEIEMVEQRIRELEQEIARKRSGWAPDVQRLFERNLAIIDQCIARCRRAAEQTPSDPIVKELYLAAMQAKLEMLKQFVAL